The DNA window CCCGCGGAAGGGATGAGGTGACCGCATGACGGAGAAGCCACGAGCCGCCGACCCGGGCTCCGGGTCGGCGCCGGGTGGCTCCGCGGCCGCCGGGCAGGCCGGCGGCGAAGAGCCGCGGGTCGTCATCCGTGACAATCGCAAGATCAAGTCGGACGGTCCCGCCGCCACCGACGCCGGGGCGGACGTCCCGGCGGAGGGCCTCGTGGAGGAGGCCGAGGTCGTGGTCGACGAGATCAAGGTCGAGTCCACGTCCGTGGAGGGGCCGCCCGTGGTCGACGCCCCGGCCGAGCCGGCCGAGGGCGAGGGCGCTCCGGCCGTCGGCGGGCCGCTCGGCGCCGAGCTGGAGGCGCTGCGGGCCGAGCTCGACGAGCGGACCCGGGACCTGCAGCGGGTGTCGGCGGAGTACGCCAACTACCGCAAGCGGGTGGACCGGGACCGCAGCCTGGTCCAGGAGCAGGCGACCGGCTCGGTGCTGGCCGCGCTGCTGCCGATCCTGGACGACCTCGACCGGGCCCGCGAGCACGGCGACCTGGTGGGGCCGTTCGGCACGGTGGCCGAGCAGCTCACCACGGCGCTCGGCAAGTTCGGCCTGACGGCGTTCGGCGAGCAGGGCGACCCGTTCGACCCGACGCGCCACGAGGCGGTGGCCCACCAGACCTCCGCCGACGTGACCGAGCCGACCTGCGTGCAGGTCATGCGCCGGGGCTACCAGCTCGGCGAGCGGCTGCTGCGACCCGCCATGGTCGCGGTCGCCGACCCGGAGTAAGTGCCGACCCGTGACGTCCCGTCCGCCCCCGCCGGGCGGGCGGGACGACCGGGGTCCGGCCCGTGGAAGGGGGTGGACCGGTGAGTTCCAAGGACTGGCTCGAGAAGGACTACTACGCCACGCTGGGCGTGCAGAAGTCCGCCTCCTCGGACGAGATCAAGAAGTCGTACCGGAAGCTGGCCCGGGAGTCGCACCCGGACCACAACCCCGGCGACCCGAAGGCCGAGGAGCGGTTCAAGGTCGTCTCCGAGGCGTACGCGGTGCTCGGCGACGAGGCCAAGCGCCGCGAGTACGACGAGATGCGCTCGCTGTTCGGCTCGGGCGCGTTCCGGCGCAACGCCCGCGGCGCCGGCGGGCAGCCGTTCGACGTGTCCGACCTGTTCGGCGGCGGGGCCGGCGGCGGCCGCTTCGGTGGCGGTGGTGGTGGCGGCTTCCAGGACCTGTTCAGCTCGATCTTCTCGGGCGGCGGACCCGGCGGCCCGTCCCGCCCGCGCGGCCCGGCCCGGGGCCGGGACGTCGAGACGGAGGTCGCGCTCGACTTCGGTGACGCCGTACGCGGCGTGACCCTTCCGCTGACCCTGCGCGCCCCCGGCATCTGCGACACCTGCCACGGCAGCGGGGCCAAGCCCGGCACCCAGCCCGTGACCTGCCAGGTCTGCCACGGCGCCGGGATGACTACCCGCAACCAGGGGTCGTTCAGCTTCTCCGAGCCGTGCCGCAACTGCCAGGGCGTGGGCACGATCGTCGAGGAGAAGTGCCCGGAGTGCCAGGGCACCGGCGGGGTCACCAAGACCCGCACGCTGAACGTCCGCTTCCCCGCCGGGGTGGCCGACGGTCAGCGGATCCGGCTTGCCGGTCGGGGTGAGCCGGGCGAACGCGGCGGACCGGCAGGCGACCTGTTCGTACAGGTGAAGGTCCGCCCGGACGAGCTGTTCGGGCGTACCGGGGACGACCTGACGCTGACCGTGCCGGTCACCTTCGCCGAGGCCGTGCTCGGCGCCGACCTGCGGGTGCCCACCCTCGAC is part of the Micromonospora olivasterospora genome and encodes:
- the grpE gene encoding nucleotide exchange factor GrpE, which encodes MTEKPRAADPGSGSAPGGSAAAGQAGGEEPRVVIRDNRKIKSDGPAATDAGADVPAEGLVEEAEVVVDEIKVESTSVEGPPVVDAPAEPAEGEGAPAVGGPLGAELEALRAELDERTRDLQRVSAEYANYRKRVDRDRSLVQEQATGSVLAALLPILDDLDRAREHGDLVGPFGTVAEQLTTALGKFGLTAFGEQGDPFDPTRHEAVAHQTSADVTEPTCVQVMRRGYQLGERLLRPAMVAVADPE
- the dnaJ gene encoding molecular chaperone DnaJ, which produces MSSKDWLEKDYYATLGVQKSASSDEIKKSYRKLARESHPDHNPGDPKAEERFKVVSEAYAVLGDEAKRREYDEMRSLFGSGAFRRNARGAGGQPFDVSDLFGGGAGGGRFGGGGGGGFQDLFSSIFSGGGPGGPSRPRGPARGRDVETEVALDFGDAVRGVTLPLTLRAPGICDTCHGSGAKPGTQPVTCQVCHGAGMTTRNQGSFSFSEPCRNCQGVGTIVEEKCPECQGTGGVTKTRTLNVRFPAGVADGQRIRLAGRGEPGERGGPAGDLFVQVKVRPDELFGRTGDDLTLTVPVTFAEAVLGADLRVPTLDGAVTLRVPPGTPSGRVLRARGKGVVRKDGQAGDLLVTLDVVVPARVSDEARAALEAFAEQTPPAGREHLDARVRRIS